The DNA window GAAAAAACGATTTTGGAGGTGAGCCGATGACCGTGATGTTCTATATTGCCCTCGCTCTTTTGTCGCTCGCCATTGGTTGTTTCGTTTATCGGGTCGTCAAAGGACCGACCGTCGCGGATCGGGTCATTGCGCTTGACGCGATCGGGATTTGTCTGGCAGGCATCGTGGCGGTGCTGTCGATCTTGTTGGAGACGAGCGTGTTTTTAGAAATTATTTTGCTGATTGGAATTTTGGCGTTTCTTGGCACGGCGGCGTTTGCGAAGTTTTTGCAAAAGGGGGTTGTGATTGAACGTGACGGAAATCATTGATGGGTTGATCGTGTTGTTCGTCATGGCTGGTGCGCTGTTAACATTGATTTCGGCCATCGGCGTCCTCCGTCTTCCCGACGTCTATACGAGAAGCCATGCCATTAGCAAAAGCACGACTCTAGGGATGATTTTCATCTTAATGGGGACGTTATTTTACTTTTGGTTGAAGCACGATCATTTCAATTCCCGTTTATTGTTGGCTATTGTCTTTCTTTTTTTAACATCCCCGGTGTCGGCTCATTTGATTAGCCG is part of the Geobacillus sp. 46C-IIa genome and encodes:
- a CDS encoding Na(+)/H(+) antiporter subunit F1 produces the protein MTVMFYIALALLSLAIGCFVYRVVKGPTVADRVIALDAIGICLAGIVAVLSILLETSVFLEIILLIGILAFLGTAAFAKFLQKGVVIERDGNH
- the mnhG gene encoding monovalent cation/H(+) antiporter subunit G → MAGALLTLISAIGVLRLPDVYTRSHAISKSTTLGMIFILMGTLFYFWLKHDHFNSRLLLAIVFLFLTSPVSAHLISRAAYYSGVRPWEGTVRDDLAERRENRTKSAE